One Pochonia chlamydosporia 170 chromosome 5, whole genome shotgun sequence DNA segment encodes these proteins:
- a CDS encoding ACT-like protein (similar to Glarea lozoyensis ATCC 20868 XP_008079006.1), which yields MAELALQLGRREPGTVTNGSWSAGALLYVSLHFTSQPPDSAARLFLLQLPSTSSSSSSIIRDTIATPDSDDGTYTLIHIPLDLYTTFLQPILRVLVPQTQRLHLGAGYRHDAEELDGLSEENQHGFLNISVTPLEASIVCHTSWAKNVFEPVISKLSAQQAKSVSVFADSYMVLSVIGAGLDAATRVLELSSPLALAGIPIFFITTYYSDFILAPTRERQNVVAALRERGFEMSENQSNFVSSPTYSRKNSASHHSSSPPSTPPPSNDNELQLRTFDLLHKRSVSPYVDEDLELVQCSGREISQLADAYGHRSSISRHTVTDNRQSWIENVDTKLYASLISVLVSQPRFISITLAHEDPPSLLMDKNLLGLFSDSLVGDMDNILIPIFLDLVNLPSEVTGIVCGVSGRLVDDMQMKATSELSYLSTARAGVVILPEEQSTRALSILKPLLEKDD from the exons ATGGCAGAGCTGGCCCTCCAACTCGGGCGCCGAGAACCGGGAACCGTGACCAACGGTTCTTGGTCTGCTGGCGCCTTGCTTTACGTCTCGCTTCACTTCACCTCTCAACCTCCAGACTCCGCAGCTCGCCTTTTCCTCTTGCAacttccatcaacatcgtcatcgtcgtcatccatcATCCGGGACACCATCGCGACCCCAGACAGTGAC GACGGGACGTACACGTTAATCCACATCCCTCTCGACCTGTACACGACCTTTCTTCAACCAATCCTCCGAGTCCTCGTCCCTCAAACACAGCGCCTTCACCTTGGGGCCGGCTACAGGCACGATGCGGAGGAGCTAGACGGCCTCTCCGAGGAGAATCAGCACGGGTTTTTAAACATTAGTGTCACACCGCTGGAAGCGTCTATTGTGTGCCATACATCATGGGCCAAAAACGTATTTGAGCCCGTCATCAGCAAACTGTCAGCGCAGCAAGCCAAGTCCGTGTCCGTATTCGCCGACTCATACATGGTGTTGTCGGTCATTGGCGCCGGCCTGGATGCTGCCACGCGAGTGTTGGAATTGAGCTCTCCGCTTGCCCTGGCCGGTAtccccatcttcttcatcaccacgTACTACTCAGACTTTATACTGGCGCCAACTCGAGAACGACAAAATGTCGTGGCGGCCCTGCGTGAGAGAGGCTTTGAAATGTCCGAGAACCAATCCAACTTTGTCTCATCCCCGACGTACAGTCGCAAAAACTCGGCGAGCCACCATTCTTCGTCTCCGCCGAGCACGCCGCCTCCTTCAAATGACAATGAGCTCCAGCTGAGGACGTTTGACCTCTTGCACAAGCGCAGCGTCTCGCCGTATGTCGATGAGGACCTGGAACTGGTCCAGTGCTCCGGGCGAGAAATTTCTCAGCTGGCAGATGCGTACGGGCACCGGTCGTCCATCAGCCGTCACACCGTAACGGACAACCGGCAGTCGTGGATTGAAAATGTCGACACAAAACTGTACGCGTCGCTGATATCCGTGCTCGTCTCCCAGCCGCgattcatctccatcaccCTGGCCCACGAAGATCCGCCGTCACTGTTGATGGATAAGAACCTATTGGGCCTCTTTAGCGACTCGCTCGTgggcgacatggacaatATTCTGATTCCCATATTTCTCGACCTTGTCAATCTGCCGTCCGAGGTTACGGGCATCGTGTGCGGAGTGTCTGGGCGACTGGTGGACGACATGCAGATGAAGGCCACTTCGGAGCTGTCGTACTTGTCGACGGCGCGGGCAGGCGTCGTGATTTTGCCAGAGGAGCAGTCGACACGCGCATTGAGCATCTTGAAACCACTGCTCGAGAAGGATGACTAG
- a CDS encoding RWD domain-containing protein (similar to Metarhizium robertsii ARSEF 23 XP_007817723.1), whose protein sequence is MKAVSTCRLAMSDELLDEVEAINSIYGDGSLTLTEDESSSIYILKLPGDASSLKIQFPASYPAQPPIVLGTHHSSGGVKGAGARDVRLFNDVLSSVFDPGSVCLFDAVEEFGRQYEELLPPPDPEPEPQPDSEPKKQPLSEWDFPPPEWVLSEVVVENKSTFVARVARITTPEEAKGFVAHLVATDRKVRAATHNITAWRVRGEGGTQFQDCDDDGEAAAGGRLLHLMGVMGVWGAVVVVSRWYGGVKLGPRRFAVINGVARDGMVRAGVAG, encoded by the coding sequence atgaaagCTGTCTCAACTTGCCGTCTTGCAATGTCTGACGAACTTCTAGACGAAGTGGaggccatcaactccatctACGGCGATGGTTCACTCACACTCACGGAGGACGAGTCCTCATCAATATACATTCTCAAACTCCCAGGCGATGCATCATCCCTCAAGATCCAATTCCCGGCGTCATATCCTGCACAACCACCGATAGTCCTCGGCACGCACCACTCCTCAGGCGGCGTCAAGGGCGCCGGCGCAAGAGACGTGCGCCTCTTCAACGACGTACTGAGCAGTGTGTTTGACCCAGGCAGCGTGTGTCTATTTGACGCGGTAGAAGAATTCGGCAGACAGTATGAGGAGCTTCTCCCCCCGCCGGACCCGGAGCCAGAGCCGCAGCCGGACTCGGAGCCGAAAAAGCAACCACTCTCGGAATGGGACTTTCCACCACCAGAATGGGTATTATCAGAGGTCGTAGTCGAGAACAAGTCGACGTTTGTGGCGAGAGTGGCGAGGATCACGACGCCCGAGGAGGCCAAGGGGTTTGTAGCGCATCTCGTGGCCACGGATAGAAAGGTGAGGGCGGCGACGCACAACATCACGGCGTGGAGGGTgaggggggaggggggcACGCAGTTCCAGGactgtgatgatgatggggaggcggcggcgggggGAAGGCTGTTGCATTTGATGGGGGTGATGGGGGTTTGGGGGgcggttgtggtggtgagtcGCTGGTATGGGGGGGTGAAGCTGGGGCCGAGGAGGTTTGCGGTTATTAATGGCGTTGCGAGGGATGGGATGGTTAGGGCGGGCGTGGCGGGGTGA